A genome region from Aestuariivirga litoralis includes the following:
- a CDS encoding DUF1192 family protein gives MDADEPIKKPGMVIGENLEAISVAELEQRLVALDSESARIRAEITKKQASKAAASAFFKS, from the coding sequence ATGGACGCGGACGAACCGATCAAGAAGCCCGGCATGGTTATCGGCGAAAACCTGGAAGCGATTTCGGTGGCCGAATTGGAACAGCGTCTTGTGGCTTTGGACTCCGAGTCTGCCCGGATTCGCGCTGAAATCACCAAGAAACAGGCCAGCAAGGCCGCCGCCTCAGCCTTTTTCAAATCCTGA
- a CDS encoding DUF1013 domain-containing protein, translating into MSAPLMPKATAVWLVENTSLSFRQIADLCNLHELEVKGIADGDVAAGIKGMDPVTAGQLTREEIGKGEANASYTLTLITSKANEQVKRSTAGPRYTPVSRRGDRPDAIMWLLRHHPELPDAAIMKLVGTTKHTIALVKERSHWNIQAIKPVDPVTLGICSQLELDLAVQKAAAKGAKKITGDEAAPRTLIPAHEVAGTAAHAAAEAERQKVADVAAAAAPMSDADKDKTYNADSVFAKLKGLNTPKDDE; encoded by the coding sequence ATGTCCGCACCGCTGATGCCCAAGGCCACCGCCGTTTGGCTGGTCGAAAACACCTCGCTTTCGTTCAGACAGATTGCCGATCTGTGCAACCTGCATGAGCTGGAAGTGAAGGGCATTGCCGATGGCGACGTGGCCGCCGGCATCAAGGGCATGGACCCGGTGACTGCAGGCCAGCTGACCCGCGAAGAAATCGGCAAGGGCGAAGCCAATGCGAGCTACACGCTTACCCTCATTACCTCGAAGGCGAACGAGCAAGTGAAGCGTTCAACGGCGGGCCCGCGCTACACACCAGTGTCGCGCCGTGGCGACCGGCCGGATGCCATCATGTGGCTGCTGCGCCACCACCCGGAACTTCCCGATGCCGCCATCATGAAGCTCGTCGGCACCACCAAGCACACGATTGCTTTGGTGAAGGAGCGTTCGCACTGGAATATCCAGGCGATCAAGCCGGTTGATCCTGTGACACTTGGCATCTGCTCGCAGCTTGAGCTTGATCTTGCCGTACAGAAGGCCGCCGCCAAGGGTGCCAAGAAAATCACCGGCGATGAAGCCGCACCGCGCACGCTGATCCCGGCGCATGAAGTGGCAGGTACGGCGGCGCATGCGGCTGCTGAAGCCGAGCGCCAGAAGGTCGCCGACGTGGCCGCTGCCGCAGCGCCGATGAGCGATGCCGACAAGGACAAGACCTATAATGCAGATTCCGTGTTCGCCAAGCTCAAGGGCCTGAACACTCCGAAGGACGACGAGTAA
- a CDS encoding short chain dehydrogenase, translated as MRILVVGGTGAVGKAAVSKLSKGHEIILAGGKSGDIQVNVMDEASVSAMYAKLGKLDAVVACTGHSHFGPVAEMGPKQFLDGLKDKVMGQINLVLLGMAHVNDGGSFTLTSGILSYEPIRQGSNAAACDGAIDSFAIGAAIEMPRGIRINAVSPGLLEAAAQRYDGYFPGHIPVSNDRVGYAYAKSIEGAVTGQVIRCE; from the coding sequence ATGCGCATCCTCGTTGTGGGCGGCACCGGTGCCGTGGGCAAGGCGGCTGTATCGAAGCTATCCAAGGGCCATGAGATCATCCTGGCTGGCGGCAAATCCGGTGACATTCAGGTGAATGTGATGGACGAGGCTTCGGTTTCGGCCATGTATGCCAAACTGGGCAAGCTCGACGCCGTCGTCGCCTGCACCGGGCATTCGCATTTCGGCCCGGTGGCTGAGATGGGCCCGAAGCAGTTTCTCGACGGGTTGAAGGACAAGGTGATGGGCCAGATCAATCTGGTTCTGCTGGGCATGGCGCATGTGAATGACGGCGGCTCCTTCACGCTGACCAGCGGCATTCTTTCTTACGAGCCGATCCGTCAGGGATCGAACGCTGCGGCTTGCGATGGCGCAATTGATAGCTTCGCCATCGGTGCGGCGATTGAAATGCCGCGCGGCATCCGCATCAATGCCGTCAGCCCCGGCCTGCTGGAAGCAGCGGCGCAGCGTTATGACGGCTATTTCCCGGGGCACATCCCGGTTTCGAATGACCGGGTGGGCTATGCCTATGCCAAGAGCATCGAAGGCGCGGTGACAGGGCAGGTCATTCGCTGCGAATAA
- a CDS encoding NAD(P)H-quinone oxidoreductase produces the protein MMQMDAVVLTGFGGPELLTLGKKPMPVAKEAQLLIKVAAAGVNRPDILQRKGGYPPPAGAPDTLGLEVAGEVVEVGPGCKRFKKGDHVCALIPGGGYAAFAVAAEDNCLPIPAGLSLVEAAALPETYFTVWTNVFERGRLAKGETVLIHGGSSGIGTTAIQLAKAFGARVITTVGSAEKCRYVEGLGADIAINYKIDDFVEVLKARDIRCDVILDMVGGSYVARNMAVAALHGRIVQIAFQESSKVEADFTPLMVKRLIYTGSTLRPRTVAEKAEIAQALEKKVWTLLSRGECKPRIFKTFPLSEAAEAHRLMESNAHMGKIVLTL, from the coding sequence ATGATGCAGATGGATGCGGTGGTGCTGACGGGCTTTGGCGGGCCGGAGCTTCTCACTTTGGGAAAAAAGCCAATGCCGGTGGCCAAAGAGGCACAGCTCCTCATTAAGGTTGCAGCAGCGGGGGTGAATCGGCCCGATATCCTGCAGCGCAAGGGAGGCTATCCACCGCCCGCCGGTGCGCCCGATACGCTGGGTTTGGAAGTGGCGGGCGAAGTGGTCGAGGTTGGGCCTGGATGCAAGCGTTTCAAAAAAGGCGACCATGTTTGCGCACTGATCCCCGGCGGTGGCTACGCTGCTTTTGCTGTTGCGGCAGAGGATAATTGCCTGCCCATTCCTGCGGGACTTTCGCTGGTGGAAGCGGCGGCGCTGCCGGAGACTTACTTTACCGTCTGGACCAATGTGTTTGAGCGTGGGCGATTGGCCAAGGGCGAGACGGTGCTGATCCATGGTGGCTCCTCGGGTATAGGCACCACGGCCATCCAACTGGCCAAGGCGTTTGGGGCGCGGGTGATCACGACGGTGGGGTCGGCCGAGAAGTGCCGTTACGTTGAGGGCCTCGGTGCGGATATTGCGATCAACTACAAGATCGATGATTTCGTTGAAGTGCTGAAGGCCAGGGACATCCGCTGCGATGTGATCCTCGACATGGTGGGCGGCTCCTATGTGGCGCGCAACATGGCGGTGGCGGCACTGCATGGGCGCATCGTGCAGATTGCTTTTCAGGAATCCTCGAAGGTGGAGGCCGATTTCACACCACTGATGGTGAAGCGCCTGATTTATACGGGCTCCACGCTGCGGCCGCGTACAGTGGCTGAGAAGGCTGAGATTGCGCAGGCACTTGAGAAGAAGGTTTGGACCCTGCTCTCAAGAGGCGAGTGCAAGCCGCGGATTTTCAAGACATTCCCATTGTCGGAAGCGGCCGAGGCGCACCGGCTGATGGAGAGCAACGCTCATATGGGGAAGATTGTGCTGACGTTGTAA